The proteins below come from a single Orcinus orca chromosome 6, mOrcOrc1.1, whole genome shotgun sequence genomic window:
- the LOC101287381 gene encoding 60S ribosomal protein L30-like, which yields MVAAEKMKVSLESINSRLQLVVKSGKYVLGYKRTLKIIRHGKAKLVILANNCPASRKSEIEYYAMLVKTGVHHYSGNNIELGTACGKYYRVWTLAIIDPGDSDIIRSMQEQVGVK from the coding sequence ATGGTGGCCGCAGAGAAGATGAAAGTGTCACTGGAGTCGATCAACTCTAGGCTTCAACTGGTTGTGAAAAGTGGAAAGTACGTGCTGGGGTACAAGCGGACTCTGAAAATAATCCGGCACGGCAAAGCGAAACTGGTCATCCTTGCCAACAACTGCCCAGCCTCGAGGAAATCTGAAATAGAGTATTATGCCATGTTGGTCAAAACTGGTGTCCATCACTACAGTGGCAATAATATTGAATTGGGCACAGCGTGTGGAAAATACTACAGAGTATGGACACTTGCTATCATTgatccaggtgattctgatatcaTTAGAAGCATGCAGGAACAGGTTGGTGTAAAGTAA